In one Amaranthus tricolor cultivar Red isolate AtriRed21 chromosome 8, ASM2621246v1, whole genome shotgun sequence genomic region, the following are encoded:
- the LOC130821040 gene encoding proline-rich receptor-like protein kinase PERK9 — protein sequence MATLSPSPDSTPSNVPPPTTPSPSPPQPSGTPPPGSQPTANPPVTTPPPTPNASPPSPPLATPPSTPADSPPPPPVVLTPPPTQNTNPPVNSPPPADGPPPSSPGNPPTTSPSTPSIPPTTSPAPPPSPSSTTPPPVNPATPPSTTPPPISPPTQPSTTPPTSSPPSTTPPPISPTPPSTTPPPTSSPPSSTPPPISPPTPPSTTPPPTSSPIPPSTTPPAASPSPPTPSPNPLVGSPPPPASAPPQNTLTSPEAAPPPSPLASQPPQRSPSPPAASPPRKTPFPPSSDSPPPSDPEPASPPSKTPGPPAPGLKLSPPPPIDSIAPSTPSLPTNRSGQNTPETANNASSHGGIGTGGVVAIGVIVGLLVLGLIGFIGIWMFKRKKKSRRTFDDHVVPASLGSSPRSDGKLIVKTEYPGSTFGGGSGSDTPTDHGGFGHSKSWFTYQELYEATSGFSDENLLGEGGFGCVHKGFLTDGRVVAVKQLKVGGGQGEREFKAEVEIISRIHHRHLVSLVGYCIWETKRLLVYDYVSNDTLHFHLHGENRPVMDWAMRVKIAIGAARGIAYLHEDCHPRIIHRDIKSSNILLDDNFDARVSDFGLAKLAMDAETHVSTRVMGTFGYMAPEYATTGKLTEKSDVYSFGVVLLELITGRKSVDESQPVGDESLVEWARPLLNHVLDTGELEGLVDPRLGKSYTENEMFRMIEAAAACVRHSAIRRPKMGLVVTALSMSDSGDLSNGLRVGESQLYDSAQQSAEIRWFRRMAFGSQDYSTEFFSNPSRNLGFSGQSKQYPEFQTQHEHDQNPQNVGFSNRSRNHESISIERRSTQHSPRNKNPSFHTRNDSQNQ from the exons ATGGCGACATTATCGCCATCTCCAGATTCTACGCCTTCTAATGTCCCACCACCAACAACACCATCTCCTAGCCCACCTCAGCCTTCCGGTACACCTCCTCCAGGTTCCCAACCTACTGCTAATCCACCTGTTACAACGCCACCACCTACACCTAATGCATCACCCCCTTCACCACCGTTAGCTACACCTCCGTCTACACCCGCTGATTCTCCACCTCCTCCACCCGTCGTTTTAACACCACCTCCTACACAGAACACCAATCCGCCAGTGAATTCACCTCCACCTGCTGATGGTCCACCACCTTCATCACCTGGCAATCCGCCTACAACTTCACCTTCCACACCTTCCATACCGCCAACTACAAGTCCTGCTCCTCCTCCGTCACCTTCATCGACAACTCCTCCACCAGTGAATCCTGCCACACCACCATCAACTACTCCTCCCCCAATAAGTCCTCCTACACAACCATCTACGACTCCGCCTACAAGTTCGCCACCATCAACTACACCTCCCCCAATAAGTCCTACACCACCATCTACGACTCCTCCACCTACAAGTTCACCACCATCAAGTACACCTCCCCCAATAAGTCCTCCTACACCACCATCTACGACTCCTCCACCTACAAGTTCACCGATACCACCTTCAACGACTCCTCCCGCAGCGTCACCCAGTCCACCCACGCCATCCCCAAACCCACTTGTAGGTTCACCACCGCCACCAGCATCTGCACCTCCACAAAATACACTTACTTCCCCTGAAGCTGCACCTCCACCCTCACCACTAGCATCGCAACCACCTCAACGGTCACCTTCTCCACCTGCTGCATCGCCTCCAAGGAAGACCCCATTTCCACCCTCTAGTGATAGCCCACCTCCATCTGATCCCGAGCCGGCTTCTCCACCATCAAAGACTCCGGGTCCACCCGCTCCTGGTCTGAAATTATCACCTCCACCCCCAATTGATTCAATAGCCCCATCCACTCCTAGTTTACCGACTAATCGATCAGGTCAGAATACACCTGAAACTGCAAATAATGCCTCCAGTCACGGGGGAATTGGTACAGGTGGAGTTGTTGCTATTGGTGTAATAGTTGGTCTTTTAGTGCTTGGGCTCATTGGTTTCATTGGTATCTGGATGTTCAAGCGAAAGAAAAAGTCTCGGAGAACTTTTGATGACCATGTCGTTCCTGCTTCACTAGGCTCTTCTCCACGTTCAG ATGGAAAATTGATAGTGAAGACAGAGTATCCAGGTTCAACTTTTGGAGGAGGCTCTGGTAGTGATACCCCTACTGATCATGGTGGATTTGGCCATTCAAAGTCATGGTTCACTTATCAAGAGTTATATGAGGCTACCAGTGGATTTTCTGATGAGAATCTTCTGGGTGAAGGTGGATTTGGTTGCGTACATAAAGGGTTTCTAACTGATGGTAGAGTAGTAGCTGTAAAGCAGCTGAAAGTCGGTGGTGGACAAGGGGAGCGTGAATTTAAGGCAGAAGTAGAAATAATTAGCCGCATACACCATAGGCATTTGGTTTCTCTTGTTGGTTACTGCATTTGGGAGACTAAAAGGCtgcttgtatatgactatgtttCTAATGATACACTTCATTTCCATCTTCACG gagaaaataggCCGGTCATGGACTGGGCAATGCGCGTTAAGATTGCCATCGGTGCTGCTCGTGGTATTGCATATCTTCATGAAGATT GTCATCCACGAATAATTCACAGAGATATTAAATCATCAAATATTCTTTTGGATGATAACTTTGACGCTCGG GTTTCAGATTTTGGGCTTGCAAAATTGGCAATGGATGCAGAGACACATGTCAGCACTCGTGTAATGGGAACTTTTGG ATATATGGCTCCGGAATATGCCACAACTGGTAAATTGACCGAGAAATCAGATGTATACTCTTTCGGCGTTGTCCTTCTAGAGCTAATAACTGGACGTAAGTCTGTGGATGAATCTCAACCTGTGGGAGATGAAAGTCTAGTTGAATGG GCACGGCCTTTGCTTAATCATGTGCTTGACACGGGAGAATTGGAAGGCCTGGTAGATCCTCGTCTTGGCAAGAGTTATACTGAGAATGAGATGTTTCGAATGATTGAGGCAGCTGCGGCTTGTGTGAGGCATTCAGCTATAAGAAGACCAAAAATGGGGCTG GTTGTTACGGCCCTTAGCATGTCCGACTCTGGAGATCTATCAAATGGATTACGGGTGGGCGAAAGTCAGCTCTATGATTCTGCGCAGCAATCTGCTGAAATTAGATGGTTTCGGAGGATGGCATTTGGTAGTCAAGATTATAGTACTGAGTTTTTCAGTAATCCAAGCCGGAATCTTGGCTTTTCAGGTCAGAGCAAGCAGTATCCAGAGTTTCAAACTCAGCATGAGCACGATCAAAATCCTCAAAATGTGGGATTTTCGAACCGAAGCAGGAATCATGAAAGTATTTCAATCGAGCGTCGTTCAACCCAACACAGCCCGAGAAATAAGAATCCGAGTTTTCACACTCGGAATGATAGTCAGAACCAATAA
- the LOC130821719 gene encoding uncharacterized protein LOC130821719, protein MEDCNTLVSDCVVISCCCECLILQLVIFMFIQLPCRVAKKTKEFAKRKLNRKKKQKNGEIRVAKQFQGIDYGEDFMKLIELHDWSSCNQEIDRVLEEFSLRGEFGFGSFWGKNSNVENMKFNYKCKCNKGLIKDDDYDFEEFGSHVVKFHLIEVIRPF, encoded by the coding sequence ATGGAGGATTGCAACACTCTTGTTTCAGATTGCGTCGTAATTtcatgttgttgtgaatgcttaatCCTTCAGCTCGTAATCTTCATGTTTATACAACTTCCTTGTAGAGTAGCCAAGAAGACAAAGGAATTCGCGAAAAGGAAGCTTAATCGaaagaagaaacaaaagaaTGGCGAAATCAGAGTAGCGAAACAGTTTCAAGGAATTGATTATGGTGAAGATTTCATGAAATTGATTGAATTACATGATTGGAGTAGTTGTAATCAAGAAATTGATAGGGTTTTAGAAGAATTTTCTTTGAGAGGAGAATTTGGGTTTGGGAGTTTTTGGGGAAAAAATTCAAATGTTGAAAAtatgaaatttaattataaatgtaAATGTAATAAGGGTTTGATTAaggatgatgattatgattttgaagAATTTGGGAGTCACGTTGTAAAGTTTCATTTAATTGAAGTTATAAGACCTTTTTAA
- the LOC130821042 gene encoding probable calcium-binding protein CML15, whose amino-acid sequence MQAINPEHLKQLRHIFDRFDTNSDGSITQLELAALLRSLGIKHTGDELYALLTNLDSNGNGYIEFDELAVALLPDLKKDDVLVNQDQLLEVFRSFDRDGNGFITAAELAGSMAKMGHPLSYKELALMMTEADVNGDGVISFNEFASVMGRSAVELFGLNNTYTNNDIS is encoded by the coding sequence ATGCAAGCTATCAATCCTGAACATCTGAAACAACTAAGACACATATTCGACCGATTCGATACGAATTCCGATGGGAGCATAACCCAACTGGAGCTAGCCGCATTGTTACGATCTTTAGGGATTAAACACACAGGGGATGAATTATACGCATTATTAACAAATTTGGATTCAAATGGTAATGGTTACATTGAGTTTGATGAATTAGCTGTTGCATTATTACCAGATCTTAAAAAAGATGATGTTCTGGTTAATCAAGATCAGTTATTAGAGGTTTTTCGATCTTTTGATCGTGATGGTAATGGGTTTATAACAGCTGCTGAGTTGGCAGGATCAATGGCTAAGATGGGTCATCCTTTATCATACAAAGAATTGGCTCTTATGATGACGGAAGCTGATGTAAATGGTGATGGTGTTATTAGTTTTAATGAGTTTGCTTCTGTTATGGGTAGATCTGCTGTTGAATTGTTTGGTTTAAATAATACTTATACTAATAATGATATTTCATAG
- the LOC130821043 gene encoding putative phospholipid-transporting ATPase 9, protein MAQGRRRRLRFSKIYSFHCGKTPLQDEDHSQIGGPGFSRVVYCNESNSFDSSIRNYPDNYVRTTKYTLATFIPKSLFEQFRRVANFFFLVTGILSFTSLAPYSAVSAIVPLIFVIGVSMLKEAIEDWRRKKQDIEVNNRKVKMHNGNGEFKQSEWRHLKVGDIVKVEKDEFFPADILLLSSSYEDAVCYVETMNLDGETNLKMKQALEVTASLLEDSSFKDFRATIRCEDPNANLYSFVGSMDYEEQQHPLSPQQLLLRDSKLRNTDYIYGVVVFTGHDTKVMQNATEPPSKRSRVEKKMDQIIYFLFFMMFLMSFVGSVVFGVTTKDDLKNGIMKRWYLKPDNSEVFFDPKRAPLAAFYHFLTGLMLYSYLIPISLYVSIEIVKVLQSLFINQDIQMYYEEADKPAHARTSNLNEELGQVDTILSDKTGTLTCNSMEFIKCSIAGTAYGRGITEVERAMAKRKGSPLPSGLANVSPLSNNENDESEEDFAEASSGIKGFNFKDERVMNGKWVNEPNSHVIQMFFQLLALCHTVIPEVDEETGNISYEAESPDEAAFVIAAKELGFEFYKRTQTTVSLHELDPLSGQKIDREYKILSILEFNSTRKRMSVIVENVDGKMFLLCKGADSVIFPLLAKHGGEFEAQTRDHVHEYADAGLRTLLLGYREINEEEFREFNEKFNAARNAVSADRETLIDQAAETIERDLILLGATAVEDKLQRGVPECIDKLAQAGIKIWVLTGDKMETAINIGFACSLLRQGMKQIIINLEDPEIKTLEKLGDKDAITKASKESVRKQITAGKAQLGASGATSEAYALIIDGKSLAYALEDDIKNKFIELAIGCASVICCRSSPKQKALVTRLVKNSTKRTTLAIGDGANDVGMLQEADIGIGISGAEGMQAVMSSDIAIAQFRFLERLLLVHGHWCYRRITSMICYFFYKNVVFGVTLFLFEAYASFSAQPAYNDWLLSLYNVFFTSLPAIALGVFDQDVSARFCLKFSLLYQEGVQNVLFSWLRILSWMVNGMISGIIVFFFCKKALSYEAFSDNGRPVDYEIFGATMYTCLVWLVNCQMALFICYFTLIQHIVIWGSIAFWYVFLLIYGAMNPEFSTTAYQVFVQSLAPTSKYWILTIFVLISALVPYFTYSALQMRFLPMYHQMIQWIRHEGQTEDPEYCHMVRQRSIRPQTVGYTARAAASRRDRRQSKS, encoded by the exons ATGGCACAAGGTAGAAGAAGAAGGCTAAGGTTTAGCAAGATCTACTCATTTCATTGTGGTAAAACACCTCTTCAAGATGAAGATCATTCACAAATTGGGGGACCTGGTTTTTCAAGAGTGGTATATTGTAATGAATCAAATAGTTTTGATTCATCAATCAGAAATTACCCAGATAATTATGTAAGAACTACAAAGTATACCCTTGCAACTTTTATACCCAAATCTTTGTTTGAACAATTTAGAAGAGTTGCCAATTTTTTCTTCCTTGTAACTGGAATCTTGTCTTTTACTTCACTTGCTCCTTATAGTGCTGTTAGTGCCATTGTCCCTCTCATTTTTGTGATTGGTGTTAGTATGTTGAAGGAAGCCATTGAAGATTGGAGACGCAAGAAACag GATATAGAGGTGAATAACAGAAAAGTTAAAATGCATAATGGAAATGGAGAATTTAAGCAATCAGAATGGAGGCATTTGAAGGTAGGGGACATAGTGAAAGTTGAGAAGGATGAGTTTTTCCCAGCTGATATACTCCTGCTTTCATCTAGCTATGAGGATGCTGTGTGCTATGTAGAAACTATGAATCTTGATGGGGAGACTAACTTGAAAATGAAACAAGCACTTGAGGTTACGGCATCTTTGCTCGAGGATTCGAGCTTTAAGGATTTTAGAGCCACCATTAGATGTGAAGATCCCAATGCAAATCTGTATAGTTTTGTAGGAAGTATGGATTATGAGGAACAACAACACCCGCTTAGCCCCCAACAACTTCTCCTCAGGGATTCGAAGCTTCGGAATACAGATTACATATATGGTGTTGTTGTCTTCACGGGTCATGACACCAAGGTTATGCAGAATGCCACCGAGCCACCTTCAAAGCGAAGCAGAGTCGAGAAGAAAATGGATCAGATAATTTACTTCTTGTTTTTCATGATGTTCTTGATGTCTTTTGTTGGGTCTGTAGTGTTTGGTGTAACCACCAAAGATGACCTAAAAAATGGCATAATGAAGAGGTGGTACCTTAAACCAGATAACTCAGAAGTTTTCTTTGATCCCAAGAGGGCCCCACTTGCAGCATTTTACCACTTCCTCACTGGCCTTATGTTGTACAGTTACCTGATTCCGATCTCCTTGTATGTGTCTATAGAGATCGTGAAAGTTCTTCAGAGCCTTTTCATCAACCAAGATATTCAAATGTATTATGAGGAAGCCGACAAGCCAGCACATGCCCGTACCTCAAACCTGAATGAAGAGCTTGGTCAAGTTGATACTATACTTTCTGATAAGACGGGTACTTTGACCTGTAATTCTATGGAGTTTATTAAGTGTTCTATAGCCGGGACAGCTTATGGACGAGGAATTACTGAGGTCGAGAGGGCTATGGCTAAAAGAAAAGGTTCGCCTTTACCGAGTGGGTTGGCCAATGTTTCACCACTATCCAATAACGAAAATGATGAAAGTGAGGAGGATTTTGCTGAGGCAAGTTCGGGTATTAAAGGGTTTAATTTCAAAGATGAAAGGGTTATGAACGGCAAATGGGTGAATGAGCCGAATTCACATGTTATTCAGATGTTCTTTCAGCTGCTAGCTTTGTGCCACACTGTGATTCCGGAAGTAGATGAAGAGACCGGAAATATTTCCTATGAAGCCGAATCACCAGATGAGGCAGCTTTTGTTATTGCAGCCAAAGAACTCGGCTTTGAATTCTACAAAAGAACTCAAACAACCGTATCATTGCATGAGTTGGATCCTCTTTCGGGCCAGAAAATCGACAG GGAATACAAAATCTTGAGCATTTTGGAGTTCAACAGCACCCGAAAAAGGATGTCAGTGATCGTCGAAAATGTGGATGGGAAAATGTTTCTACTCTGCAAGGGTGCTGACAG TGTTATATTTCCACTGCTAGCCAAGCATGGTGGTGAATTTGAGGCGCAGACCAGAGATCATGTACATGAATATGCCGATGCAGGGCTGAGGACCTTACTGCTTGGCTATCGAGAAATAAACGAAGAAGAATTCAGAGAGTTCAATGAAAAATTTAATGCTGCGAGGAATGCTGTTAGTGCCGATAGGGAAACACTAATCGACCAAGCCGCAGAGACCATTGAAAGAGATTTGATTCTTCTAGGTGCTACTGCGGTCGAGGACAAACTTCAACGTGGG GTTCCAGAATGTATCGACAAACTTGCACAAGCTGGAATAAAGATATGGGTCTTGACCGGGGATAAAATGGAGACGGCTATTAACATAGG TTTTGCTTGTAGCTTGTTGAGACAAGGGATGAAGCAGATAATAATCAATCTAGAAGACCCAGAAATCAAAACATTGGAAAAATTGGGTGACAAGGATGCTATTACTAAG GCGTCTAAAGAATCCGTGCGTAAACAAATTACTGCTGGCAAGGCCCAACTTGGTGCGTCCGGTGCAACTTCGGAGGCTTATGCCTTGATCATTGACGGAAAATCTCTTGCATATGCGCTGGAGGATGATATAAAGAACAAATTCATCGAGCTTGCAATTGGCTGTGCTTCTGTAATTTGTTGTCGGTCATCACCAAAGCAGAAGGCACTG GTTACAagattggtgaaaaatagtacTAAGAGGACAACTTTAGCAATCGGTGATGGAGCGAACGATGTGGGAATGCTTCAAGAAGCTGATATCGGGATTGGGATAAGCGGTGCTGAGGGAATGCAG GCTGTTATGTCTAGTGATATTGCTATTGCTCAATTTCGGTTTCTGGAACGTTTGCTACTCGTACACGGACATTGGTGTTACCGAAGGATAACCTCTATG atttgttattttttctaCAAGAATGTGGTATTTGGAGTCACACTTTTCTTGTTTGAAGCCTATGCATCATTTTCTGCTCAACCGGCATATAATGATTGGCTTTTATCACTATACAATGTGTTCTTCACATCACTTCCTGCAATTGCTTTGGGAGTCTTTGATCAGGATGTTTCTGCACGTTTCTGTCTCAAG TTCTCGCTACTCTATCAAGAAGGTGTTCAAAACGTCCTCTTCAGTTGGTTGCGAATACTCAGCTGGATGGTCAACGGAATGATTAGCGGTATAATCGTCTTCTTCTTCTGCAAAAAAGCTTTGTCGTATGAAGCTTTCAGCGACAACGGCCGACCTGTGGACTACGAAATATTCGGAGCAACAATGTACACATGTCTCGTCTGGTTAGTCAACTGTCAAATGGCGCTATTCATCTGCTACTTCACGCTAATACAACATATCGTGATTTGGGGTTCTATTGCGTTTTGGTACGTCTTCCTTTTGATTTACGGTGCAATGAATCCCGAATTTTCAACTACAGCATATCAGGTTTTCGTTCAGTCACTTGCCCCGACATCAAAATATTGGATCTTGACGATTTTTGTCTTGATCTCCGCCCTTGTCCCCTACTTTACTTACTCCGCTCTTCAAATGAGGTTTCTACCTATGTACCATCAGATGATCCAATGGATAAGGCACGAGGGGCAGACTGAGGACCCCGAGTACTGCCATATGGTCAGACAGAGATCAATACGGCCCCAAACTGTGGGCTACACAGCCCGCGCAGCTGCTAGTAGAAGGGATAGACGCCAAAGTAAAAGCTAA